Proteins encoded within one genomic window of Thunnus maccoyii chromosome 22, fThuMac1.1, whole genome shotgun sequence:
- the fgb gene encoding fibrinogen beta chain, which translates to MKTLLLLCLCVFVAWAQDDLDYDDYGLVSERNYYQYPNTSKDARGHRPLSRGGDRYTPSQHNPPPISGTGRYRERQTQSRGGKPTAQEKVEQPEAGGCTHASEEMGVLCPNGCELKTMLQKQERNVKSSIVELKPQVDELTRSTNNIYNYVNSMSFTLRERQRVIGDNSRVMSQYTDQVEEQHAYIKNTVDTVFPSNIRILSGVLDKIRQKIQKLEKAIQAQREACKEPCTTKCPIPVVSGKECEDVFRRGGRDSQMYLIRPDAFYPPYKVFCDQTTQNGGWLLIQSRLDGSVDFGRRWDDYRRGFGNIAFDVGKGHCQTPGEYWLGNDRISQVTKMGPTEVLIEMEDWTGAKVHAQYSHFTIQSESSNYIMAVDGYSGNAGNCFLDGSLELFGENRTMTIHNGMQFSTYDRDNDNWIPGDPSKQCSREDGGGWWYNRCHSANPNGRYYIGGAYTRHMAKHGTDDGVVWMNWKGSWYSLKAISMKVRPYFPKTAR; encoded by the exons ATGAAGACGCTACTGttgctgtgtctctgtgtgtttgttgcctGGGCTCAGGACGATCTGGACTATGATGACTATGGCTTGGTGAGTGAACGAAATTATTATCAATATCCAAACACTTCAAAAG ATGCTCGTGGTCACCGTCCACTTTCGAGGGGAGGGGACAGGTACACCCCTAGCCAACATAACCCACCCCCTATAAGCGGCACCGGCAG ATACCGTGAACGCCAAACCCAATCCCGAGGCGGAAAACCAACCGCCCAGGAGAAGGTGGAGCAGCCGGAGGCAGGAGGATGCACACACGCCTCAGAGGAGATG GGTGTTCTGTGTCCCAATGGCTGCGAGCTGAAGACCATGCTGCAGAAGCAGGAGAGGAACGTCAAGAGT AGCATCGTTGAACTCAAGCCTCAGGTGGATGAATTGACCCGCTCTACTAACAACATCTACAACTATGTCAACAGCATGTCCTTCACTctgagggagagacagagagttaTCGGTG aCAACAGCAGGGTGATGAGTCAGTACACTGATCAAGTGGAGGAACAACATGCCTACATCAAGAACACAGTCGACACTGTCTTCCCTTCCAACATCAGAATACTGAGT GGGGTCCTGGACAAGATCAGGCAGAAGATCCAGAAGCTGGAGAAGGCCATCCAAGCCCAAAGGGAAGCATGCAAGGAGCCATGCACAACCAAATGTCCCATACCTGTCGTGTCTG GCAAGGAGTGCGAGGACGTCTTCCGTCGTGGAGGAAGAGACTCCCAGATGTATCTTATCAGGCCCGATGCCTTCTACCCTCCATACAAGGTCTTCTGTGATCAGACTACCCAGAATGGAG GATGGCTTCTCATCCAGAGCAGGCTTGATGGCAGTGTCGACTTCGGCCGACGCTGGGACGATTATCGACGTGGTTTTGGAAACATCGCCTTTGATGTCGGCAAGGGTCACTGCCAAACTCCTG GTGAATACTGGCTGGGTAACGATCGCATCAGTCAGGTGACCAAGATGGGCCCCACTGAGGTTCTCATTGAGATGGAGGATTGGACAGGAGCCAAG GTCCACGCCCAGTATAGCCACTTCACCATCCAATCAGAGTCGTCCAACTACATCATGGCAGTTGATGGTTATTCCGGTAACGCTGGCAACTGTTTCCTGGACGGATCCTTGGAACTCTTTGGTGAAAACCGCACCATGACCATACACAACGGCATGCAGTTCAGCACCTACGACAGAGACAATGACAACTG GATCCCTGGCGATCCCTCCAAACAGTGCTCCAGGGAGGACGGAGGCGGCTGGTGGTACAACCGCTGCCACTCTGCCAATCCCAATGGCCGATACTACATAGGTGGAGCCTACACACGCCATATGGCCAAGCATGGCACAGACGACGGTGTGGTGTGGATGAACTGGAAGGGAAGCTGGTATTCGCTCAAGGCCATCAGCATGAAGGTCCGGCCTTACTTTCCTAAGACCGCCAGATAA
- the LOC121889755 gene encoding ladderlectin-like: MELLSVSLTLCTILTLSQAMPLNSSVSRHMGQCEYIMHHSFDTMGAYVPQCDANGNFLPQQCSGSTRYCWCVNVITGEEIPNTKTPPGIIQVDCYRDFYCPYGWSRFGKRCFTFINSPKTWVEAESYCLFERANLASIHSYEENHFIQALTRGDTFDFPETWIGGFDAIQHSVWMWSDGSKFYYNNWYTDYNVERMEKCLMMNYGYEHNWNYASCNESLPFVCAKRI; encoded by the exons ATGGAGCTACTCAGTGTGTCTCTGACGCTCTGCACCATTCTGACTCTGAGCCAAGCCATGCCACTCAACTCCTCCGTCTCCAGGCACATGGGTCAGTGTGAGTACATCATGCATCACAGCTTCGACACGATGGGAGCGTACGTCCCGCAGTGCGACGCCAACGGGAACTTCCTGCCGCAGCAGTGCTCGGGGTCGACCAGGTACTGCTGGTGCGTCAACGTCATCACTGGAGAGGAGATACCCAACACAAAGACGCCGCCGGGGATCATACAAGTTGACTGCT acAGGGATTTCTACTGCCCCTACGGCTGGTCCCGCTTTGGAAAACGGTGTTTCACCTTCATCAACAGCCCAAAGACATGGGTTGAAGCTGAG AGTTACTGTCTGTTTGAACGTGCTAACCTAGCATCCATCCACAGTTACGAGGAGAATCATTTCATCCAGGCTCTGACCAGAGGAGACACCTTCGATTTCCCTGAAACCTGGATTGGAGGCTTTGATGCCATACAA cACTCTGTTTGGATGTGGAGCGACGGCTCCAAGTTCTACTACAACAACTGGTACACGGACTACAACGTTGAAAGAATGGAGAAGTGTCTGATGATGAATTATGGAT ATGAGCATAACTGGAACTACGCCTCCTGCAATGAAAGTCTCCCTTTCGTTTGTGCCAAGAGGATCTGA